The proteins below are encoded in one region of Megalops cyprinoides isolate fMegCyp1 chromosome 14, fMegCyp1.pri, whole genome shotgun sequence:
- the LOC118789060 gene encoding TBC1 domain family member 23 isoform X2, protein MLSTAMADAEVPQGSWERDLAEALDSGGCDLETVRNIIQGRELPDPQRAKIWKIALNVAGKGDSLSSWDGALDLPEQTVVHNRCQQLIDQLEVAKDEGTDMLADVEAVITFYCKSRSITFSPELSWPDLLKPLLGLPLPRSDLYNCFYALMNKYIPRDCVRKGRPFHLFRLLLQYHEPELCSFLDTKKITPDSYAISWLGSLFASHCRPEVTRAMWDVYLQQADPFLIFFLMLIILVNAKDSILTQEGDNKEDIIKMLEGSPAHLEAEDIEDLFSLAQYYYSKTPVSLRKENQNLFGSSLVALKEEDMDLSQALCLPVSVPEILQANQLQPEGVRFFVVDCRPAEQYNAGHLSTAFHLDSDLMLQNPSEFALSVKSLLEAQKQSLESGSVASGEHLCFMGSGREEEDMYMNMVLAHFLQKNKEYVSIAKGGFMALQQHLADINVEGPDNVYVHWIVSTSGSHGSLSSADGETVNGVGDSKGVKSLVNKMTFALKSKSVNVKEKVISFIENTSVPVDRMSFTLPWPEKGNLDRHVSSSDRIGKPYRGVKPVFSIGDEEEYDTDEIDSSSMSDDDRKEIVSIQTWINKPDVKHHVPCNEVKETGHMFPSHLLVTATHMYCLREIASRKGFAYIQSRQPLSSVVKITSKKKHPELITFKFGNSNTEGVEVLAVERYLIPNAGDATKAIKQQIMKVLDALESS, encoded by the exons ATGTTGTCAACAGCAATGGCGGATGCAGAAGTACCCCAGGGCAGCTG ggagcGGGACCTGGCAGAGGCTTTGGATTCAGGGGGCTGTGATCTGGAAACGGTGCGAAACATCATCCAGGGTCGAGAGCTGCCTGACCCACAGAGGGCCAAGATATGGaag ATCGCTCTGAACGTCGCTGGGAAAGGGGATAGCCTTTCATCATGGGATGGGGCCTTGGACCTGCCCGAACAGACTGTAGTTCACAACAGGTGCCAGCAGCTGATTG ATCAGCTGGAGGTGGCCAAAGATGAGGGGACAGACATGCTGGCTGATGTGGAGGCAGTTATTACCTTTTACTGTAAGTCCCGGAGCATTACCTTCAGTCCGGAGCTCAGCTGGCCAGACCTGCTGAAGCCCCTGCTGGGCCTGCCACTGCCGCGCAGCGATCTCTACAACTGCTTCTACGCCCTCATGAACAAGTACATCCCCAG gGACTGTGTGCGGAAAGGTCGACCGTtccacctcttcaggctgctgctgcagtacCATGAGCCCGAGCTCTGCTCTTTCCTGGACACCAAGAAGATCACCCCCGACTCCTACGCCATCAGCTGG CTGGGCAGCTTGTTCGCGAGTCACTGCAGACCTGAGGTCACCAGGGCCATGTGGGACGTCTACCTGCAGCAGGCCGACCCCTTCCTCATATTCTTCCTCATGCTCATCATCCTCGTCAATGCGAA AGACAGCATTCTCACTCAAGAAGGAGACAATAAAGAAGACATTATCA agaTGCTGGAAGGCTCCCCTGCACACCTGGAGGCTGAAGACATTGAGGACCTGTTCTCACTGGCACAGTACTACTACAGCAAGACCCCAGTGTCACTCAGGAAG GAGAACCAGAACTTGTTTGGCAGCAGTTTGGTGGCCCTGAAAGAGGAGGACATGGACCTGAGCCAGGCcctgtgcctgcctgtgtctgtccccGAGATCCTGCAGGCCAACCAGCTGCAGCCG gagggGGTGCGGTTCTTTGTGGTGGACTGTCGCCCAGCGGAGCAGTACAACGCCGGCCACCTCTCCACCGCCTTCCACCTGGACTCTGACCTG atgCTACAGAACCCCTCCGAGTTCGCCCTGTCGGTGAAGTCCCTGCTGGAGGCGCAGAAGCAGTCCCTGGAGTCAGGCTCCGTCGCCAGCGGCGAGCACCTCTGCTTCATGGGCAGCGGGCGTGAGGAGGAGGACATGTACATGAACATGGTGCTGGCGCACTTCCTGCAG AAAAACAAGGAGTATGTCAGCATTGCTAAAGGGGGATTTATGG ctctgcagcagcATCTGGCTGATATTAACGTGGAGGGCCCAGACAATGTGTATGTGCACTGGATCGTCAGCACCTCGGGGTCCCATGGTAGCCTCAGCTCTGCCGAC GGGGAGACTGTGAACGGTGTTGGGGACAGTAAAGGAGTTAAGTCACTGGTCAACAAGATGACCTTTGCCCTTAAGTCCAAATCCGTGAACGTGAAGGAGAAGGTCATCAGCTTCATCGAGAACACCTCTGTCCCAGTAGACAG AATGTCTTTCACTCTGCCCTGGCCAGAGAAGGGGAATCTGGATCG GCACGTCAGCAGCAGTGACCGTATAGGGAAGCCCTACAGGGGGGTCAAACCGGTGTTCAGCATCGGAGACGAGGAGGAGTACGATACGG atgAGATCGACAGCTCATCAATGTCTGACGACGACCGCAAGGAGATAGTGAGCATTCAGACCTGGATCAACAAGCCAGACGTCAAGCACCACGTGCCATGCAATGAAGTGAAGGAGACAGGGCACATGTTCCCAAG TCACCTGCTGGTCACGGCCACCCACATGTACTGTCTGCGGGAGATCGCCTCGCGGAAGGGCTTCGCCTACATCCAGTCCCGCCAGCCGCTCAGCTCTGTGGTCAAGATCACCTCCAAGAAGAAGCACCCGGAGCTCATCACCTTCAAGTTTGGGAACAGCAACACGGAGGGTGTGGAGGTGCTGGCAGTGGAGAG GTACCTGATACCAAACGCAGGCGATGCTACCAAGGCCATCAAACAGCAGATCATGAAGGTGTTGGATGCGCTGGAAAGCTCGTAG
- the LOC118789060 gene encoding TBC1 domain family member 23 isoform X1, whose product MLSTAMADAEVPQGSWERDLAEALDSGGCDLETVRNIIQGRELPDPQRAKIWKIALNVAGKGDSLSSWDGALDLPEQTVVHNRCQQLIDQLEVAKDEGTDMLADVEAVITFYCKSRSITFSPELSWPDLLKPLLGLPLPRSDLYNCFYALMNKYIPRDCVRKGRPFHLFRLLLQYHEPELCSFLDTKKITPDSYAISWLGSLFASHCRPEVTRAMWDVYLQQADPFLIFFLMLIILVNAKDSILTQEGDNKEDIIKMLEGSPAHLEAEDIEDLFSLAQYYYSKTPVSLRKENQNLFGSSLVALKEEDMDLSQALCLPVSVPEILQANQLQPEGVRFFVVDCRPAEQYNAGHLSTAFHLDSDLMLQNPSEFALSVKSLLEAQKQSLESGSVASGEHLCFMGSGREEEDMYMNMVLAHFLQKNKEYVSIAKGGFMALQQHLADINVEGPDNVYVHWIVSTSGSHGSLSSADGETVNGVGDSKGVKSLVNKMTFALKSKSVNVKEKVISFIENTSVPVDRHVSSSDRIGKPYRGVKPVFSIGDEEEYDTDEIDSSSMSDDDRKEIVSIQTWINKPDVKHHVPCNEVKETGHMFPSHLLVTATHMYCLREIASRKGFAYIQSRQPLSSVVKITSKKKHPELITFKFGNSNTEGVEVLAVERYLIPNAGDATKAIKQQIMKVLDALESS is encoded by the exons ATGTTGTCAACAGCAATGGCGGATGCAGAAGTACCCCAGGGCAGCTG ggagcGGGACCTGGCAGAGGCTTTGGATTCAGGGGGCTGTGATCTGGAAACGGTGCGAAACATCATCCAGGGTCGAGAGCTGCCTGACCCACAGAGGGCCAAGATATGGaag ATCGCTCTGAACGTCGCTGGGAAAGGGGATAGCCTTTCATCATGGGATGGGGCCTTGGACCTGCCCGAACAGACTGTAGTTCACAACAGGTGCCAGCAGCTGATTG ATCAGCTGGAGGTGGCCAAAGATGAGGGGACAGACATGCTGGCTGATGTGGAGGCAGTTATTACCTTTTACTGTAAGTCCCGGAGCATTACCTTCAGTCCGGAGCTCAGCTGGCCAGACCTGCTGAAGCCCCTGCTGGGCCTGCCACTGCCGCGCAGCGATCTCTACAACTGCTTCTACGCCCTCATGAACAAGTACATCCCCAG gGACTGTGTGCGGAAAGGTCGACCGTtccacctcttcaggctgctgctgcagtacCATGAGCCCGAGCTCTGCTCTTTCCTGGACACCAAGAAGATCACCCCCGACTCCTACGCCATCAGCTGG CTGGGCAGCTTGTTCGCGAGTCACTGCAGACCTGAGGTCACCAGGGCCATGTGGGACGTCTACCTGCAGCAGGCCGACCCCTTCCTCATATTCTTCCTCATGCTCATCATCCTCGTCAATGCGAA AGACAGCATTCTCACTCAAGAAGGAGACAATAAAGAAGACATTATCA agaTGCTGGAAGGCTCCCCTGCACACCTGGAGGCTGAAGACATTGAGGACCTGTTCTCACTGGCACAGTACTACTACAGCAAGACCCCAGTGTCACTCAGGAAG GAGAACCAGAACTTGTTTGGCAGCAGTTTGGTGGCCCTGAAAGAGGAGGACATGGACCTGAGCCAGGCcctgtgcctgcctgtgtctgtccccGAGATCCTGCAGGCCAACCAGCTGCAGCCG gagggGGTGCGGTTCTTTGTGGTGGACTGTCGCCCAGCGGAGCAGTACAACGCCGGCCACCTCTCCACCGCCTTCCACCTGGACTCTGACCTG atgCTACAGAACCCCTCCGAGTTCGCCCTGTCGGTGAAGTCCCTGCTGGAGGCGCAGAAGCAGTCCCTGGAGTCAGGCTCCGTCGCCAGCGGCGAGCACCTCTGCTTCATGGGCAGCGGGCGTGAGGAGGAGGACATGTACATGAACATGGTGCTGGCGCACTTCCTGCAG AAAAACAAGGAGTATGTCAGCATTGCTAAAGGGGGATTTATGG ctctgcagcagcATCTGGCTGATATTAACGTGGAGGGCCCAGACAATGTGTATGTGCACTGGATCGTCAGCACCTCGGGGTCCCATGGTAGCCTCAGCTCTGCCGAC GGGGAGACTGTGAACGGTGTTGGGGACAGTAAAGGAGTTAAGTCACTGGTCAACAAGATGACCTTTGCCCTTAAGTCCAAATCCGTGAACGTGAAGGAGAAGGTCATCAGCTTCATCGAGAACACCTCTGTCCCAGTAGACAG GCACGTCAGCAGCAGTGACCGTATAGGGAAGCCCTACAGGGGGGTCAAACCGGTGTTCAGCATCGGAGACGAGGAGGAGTACGATACGG atgAGATCGACAGCTCATCAATGTCTGACGACGACCGCAAGGAGATAGTGAGCATTCAGACCTGGATCAACAAGCCAGACGTCAAGCACCACGTGCCATGCAATGAAGTGAAGGAGACAGGGCACATGTTCCCAAG TCACCTGCTGGTCACGGCCACCCACATGTACTGTCTGCGGGAGATCGCCTCGCGGAAGGGCTTCGCCTACATCCAGTCCCGCCAGCCGCTCAGCTCTGTGGTCAAGATCACCTCCAAGAAGAAGCACCCGGAGCTCATCACCTTCAAGTTTGGGAACAGCAACACGGAGGGTGTGGAGGTGCTGGCAGTGGAGAG GTACCTGATACCAAACGCAGGCGATGCTACCAAGGCCATCAAACAGCAGATCATGAAGGTGTTGGATGCGCTGGAAAGCTCGTAG